A region from the Brassica napus cultivar Da-Ae chromosome C8, Da-Ae, whole genome shotgun sequence genome encodes:
- the LOC106415476 gene encoding mediator of RNA polymerase II transcription subunit 15a isoform X2 has protein sequence MDNNSWRPDLPNGDPSVDTGDWRSQLPPDSRQKIVNKIMETLKKHLPLSATEGVNELRRIAARFEEKIFSGAVNQSDYLRKISMKMLTMDSKSQNATGSSSSIPAANNVSSLDIKPNIQGHLLPGALPNNQSQAPPQPSLSQPMQSNTASGMTGSTALTNNTNVTSVVNQNPSMQNVAGMLQDSSGQHGLSSNMFSGSSQRQMLGRPNAMSSQQQQQPQSAQFLYQQQLQQQLLKQNFQSGNVQHNQQQQQPNLLQPNQMQQSGISTSTSAVSSSPLQGLHTNQQSSPHQSMLRQHQSSLLRQHPQSQQSSGIHQQQTSLPQQQPISPLQQQQAQMMRQQAASGSGIQQKQMMGQNLVGDMQQQHQQRLLNQQNNILNMQQKQQVPAQQQLMSQQNSLQTTHQQPLGTNHSNVAGLQQPQQQLLSNSSMQTNQQSVQHMLSQPTVGLQRAHQAGHGVFSSQGQQSQNQQMIPLQSHHQQLGLQQQQQPNLLQQDVQQRLQSSGQVTGSLLPPQSVVDQQRQQQLYQSQRTLPEMPSSSLDSTAQTESANGVDWQEEVYQKIQTMKEAYLPDLSEINQRVGAKLQQDASLPQQQRSEQFEKLKQFKNMLDRMIQFLSVPKINIMPALKDKVANYEKQIINFLNNHRPRRPIQQGQMQQQSAQNGQDQSHDSQANTQMQSMSMAGSVPRAQQSSLANMQNNVLSSRPGVSAPQQSIPASSLESGQGNAQVTMGSMQQNISQQVNNSSASAQSGLSTLQSNFNQAQLSSGLLQQQHLKQHQDQQMTQQLKQQFQQRQMLQLLQKQQLSQQQQQQLQARQQGAQFQQHSLQGQRATYPLQQLKPGSQLPATSPQLLPGASPQMTQQHSSPQVDQKILMSSVNKMGTPLQPAHSPFVVPSPSTSLAPSPMQVDSEKAMGNTARQQQSVVQSIAIGTPGISASPLLQELTSPDGNNLNQSAAELPIERLIRVVKSISPQSLSSGVSDIRSVVSMVDRIAGSAPGNGSRTSVGEDLVAMTKCRLQARNLMTQEGMPANKKMKRHTTAMPLSVGDNYNQFACSETSDLESTATSVGKKARTETEHALLEEIKEINQRLIDTVVEISNDEDAADASEGATASKGCEGTTVRFSFKAVSLSPALKAHLSSTQMSPIQPLRLLVPCSYPRGSPSLLDNLPVETSKEKEDLSSKAMARFNILLRSLSQPMSLKDIAKTWEACARTVICEYAQQFGGGTFSSKYGTWEKFVAAS, from the exons ATGGATAATAACAGTTGGAGGCCTGATCTTCCAAATGGAGATCCTTCCGTGGACACTGGTGACTGGAGAAGTCAATTGCCACCTGATTCACGCCAGAAGATTGTCAACAAGAT AATGGAGACACTAAAGAAGCATCTTCCGCTTTCTGCAACAGAGGGAGTTAACGAGCTCAGGAGAATTGCTGCTAGATTCGAGGAGAAAATTTTCAGTGGTGCTGTTAACCAG AGTGATTACCTTCGGAAAATATCCATGAAGATGCTAACTATGGACTCTAAATCTCAAAATGCAACTGGCTCTTCCTCATCTATCCCTGCCGCCAATAATGTCTCATCCCTGGATATAA AACCCAACATTCAAGGGCACCTTCTTCCGGGAGCTTTACCAAACAATCAATCTCAAGCACCACCTCAGCCGTCGCTGTCCCAACCCATGCAGAGTAATACTGCCTCTGGAATGACGGGTTCTACTGCTTTAACCAATAATACTAATGTCACAAGCGTTGTAAACCAGAATCCCAGTATGCAAAATGTCGCCGGAATGTTGCAAGATTCATCTGGCCAGCATGGCCTTTCTTCCAACATGTTTTCAGGATCATCCCAAAGGCAGATGCTGGGAAGGCCTAATGCTATGTCTtctcagcagcagcagcagccacAGAGTGCACAGTTTCTTTATCAGCAGCAGCTACAGCAGCAGCTTCTCAAGCAGAATTTTCAGTCAGGGAATGTTCAGCACaatcaacaacaacagcaaccAAATTTGCTGCAGCCCAATCAAATGCAACAGTCTGGCATTTCAACATCTACCTCAGCTGTGAGCTCATCTCCTCTCCAGGGTCTCCACACAAATCAGCAATCAAGTCCTCATCAGTCTATGCTTCGTCAGCATCAATCTTCGCTGCTAAGGCAACATCCTCAATCACAACAATCCTCTGGCATCCATCAGCAGCAAACTTCATTGCCGCAACAACAGCCTATTTCTCCTCTACAACAGCAGCAAGCACAGATGATGCGACAACAAGCTGCAAGTGGGTCAGGCATCCAACAGAAGCAGATGATGGGGCAGAATCTTGTCGGGGATATGCAGCAGCAACACCAGCAAAGGTTACTGAaccaacaaaataatattttgaatatgcAACAAAAGCAACAAGTACCGGCACAGCAGCAACTGATGTCTCAACAAAACAGCCTTCAGACAACGCATCAGCAACCACTGGGCACTAATCATAGCAATGTTGCTGGACTGCAGCAACCACAACAACAGTTGCTCAGTAATTCGAGCATGCAGACTAACCAGCAGTCGGTGCAGCACATGTTATCACAGCCAACGGTTGGGCTACAACGAGCTCATCAGGCTGGCCATGGCGTGTTTTCTTCTCAGGGCCAACAGTCACAAAATCAGCAGATGATACCCCTTCAGTCGCATCATCAGCAGCTAGGtttgcaacaacaacaacaacctaaTCTGCTACAACAGGATGTGCAACAAAGACTACAATCTTCTGGCCAAGTCACTGGTTCCCTGCTTCCACCTCAAAGTGTAGTGGACCAACAGAGACAACAACAACTATATCAATCCCAAAGAACTCTTCCGGAGATGCCATCAT CTTCGCTAGACTCGACGGCACAGACGGAAAGTGCAAATGGAGTCGATTGGCAAGAAGAGGTTTACCAAAag ATCCAAACCATGAAAGAGGCGTACTTACCAGATCTTAGTGAAATCAATCAGAGAGTTGGAGCCAAGTTACAGCAA GACGCTTCTCTTCCGCAGCAACAAAGATCAGAGCAGTTTGAGAAAttaaaacaattcaaaaatatgttgGACCGAATGATACAATTCCTATCGGTTCCAAAGATCAACATCATGCCTGCATTAAAGGATAAGGTGGCTAATTATGAGAAGCAGATTataaatttcttaaataatCACAGGCCGAGGAGGCCAATACAGCAAGGGCAGATGCAGCAACAATCAGCTCAGAACGGTCAGGATCAATCTCATGATAGTCAAGCAAATACGCAGATGCAGTCAATGAGCATGGCAGGTTCTGTGCCAAGGGCACAGCAGAGTAGTCTGGCAAATATGCAGAACAATGTTCTATCATCTCGTCCTGGAGTTTCAGCCCCACAGCAGAGCATTCCGGCTTCTAGTTTAGAGTCAGGCCAAGGAAATGCACAGGTTACCATGGGATCCATGCAACAAAATATTTCTCAACAAGTGAATAACAGTTCTGCCTCTGCTCAAAGTGGGTTAAGTACACTGCAGTCTAATTTTAATCAAGCCCAGCTAAGTTCCGGTTTGCTTCAGCAACAGCACCTGAAGCAACATCAAGACCAACAAATGACGCAGCAGTTGAAACAGCAATTTCAGCAGCGCCAAATGCTGCAGCTACTACAGAAGCAGCAGTTGagtcagcagcagcagcaacagttGCAAGCAAGACAGCAAGGGGCACAGTTCCAGCAACATTCTCTGCAGGGTCAGCGTGCTACTTATCCCCTTCAGCAGTTAAAACCAGGATCTCAGCTTCCTGCTACGTCGCCTCAACTTCTCCCAGGTGCATCTCCTCAGATGACACAACAACATTCGTCTCCTCAGGTCGACCAGAAAATTCTGATGTCATCTGTCAACAAGATGGGAACTCCATTGCAACCTGCACACTCCCCTTTTGTTGTCCCATCTCCTTCAACCTCCCTGGCACCTTCCCCTATGCAAGTTGACTCTGAGAAAGCAATGGGAAACACTGCTCGCCAACAACAAAGTGTAGTTCAATCCATTGCAATTGGCACTCCAGGGATCTCTGCATCTCCTCTCCTTCAGGAGCTTACTAGTCCTGATggaaataatttaaatcaaagcGCGGCTGAGCTGCCTATTGAACGCCTTATTAGAGTC GTGAAGTCCATCTCGCCACAATCACTTTCTTCTGGAGTAAGTGACATCAGATCTGTTGTAAGCATGGTTGATAGGATAGCTGGTTCAGCCCCAGGAAACGGTTCAAGAACTTCAGTTGGTGAGGATTTGGTTGCAATGACAAAGTGTCGTCTCCAAGCAAGAAACTTAATGACGCAAGAGGGAATGCCGGCGAATAAGAAAATGAAACGTCACACAACTGCAATGCCATTAAGCGTTGGTGATAACTACAATCAGTTCGCATGTTCAGAAACATCAGATCTGGAATCTACAGCGACTTCTGTTGGAAAGAAGGCAAGAACTGAG ACGGAGCATGCCCTTTTGGAGGAAATCAAGGAGATAAACCAGCGGCTGATAGATACAGTTGTTGAGATAAGTAATGATGAAGATGCTGCTGATGCTAGTGAGGGAGCAACAGCAAGCAAAGGGTGTGAAGGAACGACAGTAAGATTCTCGTTTAAAGCGGTTTCTCTCAGCCCAGCCTTGAAGGCTCATCTCTCATCAACCCAAATG TCTCCTATTCAACCATTGCGCTTGCTGGTACCTTGTAGCTACCCCAGAGGCTCTCCATCTCTCCTGGATAATCTCCCGGTCGAAACCAG CAAAGAGAAGGAGGACCTGTCGTCCAAGGCTATGGCAAGGTTCAACATATTACTAAGAAGTTTGTCACAGCCGATGTCGCTCAAAGACATAGCCAAGACATGGGAGGCATGCGCTCGGACTGTGATATGTGAGTACGCACAGCAATTTGGAGGTGGAACTTTCAGTTCAAAATACGGTACTTGGGAGAAATTTGTAGCCGCTTCCTGA
- the LOC106415476 gene encoding mediator of RNA polymerase II transcription subunit 15a isoform X1, which yields MLIRFRTGYCISSLWLCKNRKKKRGHLMDNNSWRPDLPNGDPSVDTGDWRSQLPPDSRQKIVNKIMETLKKHLPLSATEGVNELRRIAARFEEKIFSGAVNQSDYLRKISMKMLTMDSKSQNATGSSSSIPAANNVSSLDIKPNIQGHLLPGALPNNQSQAPPQPSLSQPMQSNTASGMTGSTALTNNTNVTSVVNQNPSMQNVAGMLQDSSGQHGLSSNMFSGSSQRQMLGRPNAMSSQQQQQPQSAQFLYQQQLQQQLLKQNFQSGNVQHNQQQQQPNLLQPNQMQQSGISTSTSAVSSSPLQGLHTNQQSSPHQSMLRQHQSSLLRQHPQSQQSSGIHQQQTSLPQQQPISPLQQQQAQMMRQQAASGSGIQQKQMMGQNLVGDMQQQHQQRLLNQQNNILNMQQKQQVPAQQQLMSQQNSLQTTHQQPLGTNHSNVAGLQQPQQQLLSNSSMQTNQQSVQHMLSQPTVGLQRAHQAGHGVFSSQGQQSQNQQMIPLQSHHQQLGLQQQQQPNLLQQDVQQRLQSSGQVTGSLLPPQSVVDQQRQQQLYQSQRTLPEMPSSSLDSTAQTESANGVDWQEEVYQKIQTMKEAYLPDLSEINQRVGAKLQQDASLPQQQRSEQFEKLKQFKNMLDRMIQFLSVPKINIMPALKDKVANYEKQIINFLNNHRPRRPIQQGQMQQQSAQNGQDQSHDSQANTQMQSMSMAGSVPRAQQSSLANMQNNVLSSRPGVSAPQQSIPASSLESGQGNAQVTMGSMQQNISQQVNNSSASAQSGLSTLQSNFNQAQLSSGLLQQQHLKQHQDQQMTQQLKQQFQQRQMLQLLQKQQLSQQQQQQLQARQQGAQFQQHSLQGQRATYPLQQLKPGSQLPATSPQLLPGASPQMTQQHSSPQVDQKILMSSVNKMGTPLQPAHSPFVVPSPSTSLAPSPMQVDSEKAMGNTARQQQSVVQSIAIGTPGISASPLLQELTSPDGNNLNQSAAELPIERLIRVVKSISPQSLSSGVSDIRSVVSMVDRIAGSAPGNGSRTSVGEDLVAMTKCRLQARNLMTQEGMPANKKMKRHTTAMPLSVGDNYNQFACSETSDLESTATSVGKKARTETEHALLEEIKEINQRLIDTVVEISNDEDAADASEGATASKGCEGTTVRFSFKAVSLSPALKAHLSSTQMSPIQPLRLLVPCSYPRGSPSLLDNLPVETSKEKEDLSSKAMARFNILLRSLSQPMSLKDIAKTWEACARTVICEYAQQFGGGTFSSKYGTWEKFVAAS from the exons ATGCTTATTCGTTTTCGGACAGGCTACTGTATTTCGAGTCTGTGGCTTTGtaagaacagaaaaaaaaaaagag GACACTTGATGGATAATAACAGTTGGAGGCCTGATCTTCCAAATGGAGATCCTTCCGTGGACACTGGTGACTGGAGAAGTCAATTGCCACCTGATTCACGCCAGAAGATTGTCAACAAGAT AATGGAGACACTAAAGAAGCATCTTCCGCTTTCTGCAACAGAGGGAGTTAACGAGCTCAGGAGAATTGCTGCTAGATTCGAGGAGAAAATTTTCAGTGGTGCTGTTAACCAG AGTGATTACCTTCGGAAAATATCCATGAAGATGCTAACTATGGACTCTAAATCTCAAAATGCAACTGGCTCTTCCTCATCTATCCCTGCCGCCAATAATGTCTCATCCCTGGATATAA AACCCAACATTCAAGGGCACCTTCTTCCGGGAGCTTTACCAAACAATCAATCTCAAGCACCACCTCAGCCGTCGCTGTCCCAACCCATGCAGAGTAATACTGCCTCTGGAATGACGGGTTCTACTGCTTTAACCAATAATACTAATGTCACAAGCGTTGTAAACCAGAATCCCAGTATGCAAAATGTCGCCGGAATGTTGCAAGATTCATCTGGCCAGCATGGCCTTTCTTCCAACATGTTTTCAGGATCATCCCAAAGGCAGATGCTGGGAAGGCCTAATGCTATGTCTtctcagcagcagcagcagccacAGAGTGCACAGTTTCTTTATCAGCAGCAGCTACAGCAGCAGCTTCTCAAGCAGAATTTTCAGTCAGGGAATGTTCAGCACaatcaacaacaacagcaaccAAATTTGCTGCAGCCCAATCAAATGCAACAGTCTGGCATTTCAACATCTACCTCAGCTGTGAGCTCATCTCCTCTCCAGGGTCTCCACACAAATCAGCAATCAAGTCCTCATCAGTCTATGCTTCGTCAGCATCAATCTTCGCTGCTAAGGCAACATCCTCAATCACAACAATCCTCTGGCATCCATCAGCAGCAAACTTCATTGCCGCAACAACAGCCTATTTCTCCTCTACAACAGCAGCAAGCACAGATGATGCGACAACAAGCTGCAAGTGGGTCAGGCATCCAACAGAAGCAGATGATGGGGCAGAATCTTGTCGGGGATATGCAGCAGCAACACCAGCAAAGGTTACTGAaccaacaaaataatattttgaatatgcAACAAAAGCAACAAGTACCGGCACAGCAGCAACTGATGTCTCAACAAAACAGCCTTCAGACAACGCATCAGCAACCACTGGGCACTAATCATAGCAATGTTGCTGGACTGCAGCAACCACAACAACAGTTGCTCAGTAATTCGAGCATGCAGACTAACCAGCAGTCGGTGCAGCACATGTTATCACAGCCAACGGTTGGGCTACAACGAGCTCATCAGGCTGGCCATGGCGTGTTTTCTTCTCAGGGCCAACAGTCACAAAATCAGCAGATGATACCCCTTCAGTCGCATCATCAGCAGCTAGGtttgcaacaacaacaacaacctaaTCTGCTACAACAGGATGTGCAACAAAGACTACAATCTTCTGGCCAAGTCACTGGTTCCCTGCTTCCACCTCAAAGTGTAGTGGACCAACAGAGACAACAACAACTATATCAATCCCAAAGAACTCTTCCGGAGATGCCATCAT CTTCGCTAGACTCGACGGCACAGACGGAAAGTGCAAATGGAGTCGATTGGCAAGAAGAGGTTTACCAAAag ATCCAAACCATGAAAGAGGCGTACTTACCAGATCTTAGTGAAATCAATCAGAGAGTTGGAGCCAAGTTACAGCAA GACGCTTCTCTTCCGCAGCAACAAAGATCAGAGCAGTTTGAGAAAttaaaacaattcaaaaatatgttgGACCGAATGATACAATTCCTATCGGTTCCAAAGATCAACATCATGCCTGCATTAAAGGATAAGGTGGCTAATTATGAGAAGCAGATTataaatttcttaaataatCACAGGCCGAGGAGGCCAATACAGCAAGGGCAGATGCAGCAACAATCAGCTCAGAACGGTCAGGATCAATCTCATGATAGTCAAGCAAATACGCAGATGCAGTCAATGAGCATGGCAGGTTCTGTGCCAAGGGCACAGCAGAGTAGTCTGGCAAATATGCAGAACAATGTTCTATCATCTCGTCCTGGAGTTTCAGCCCCACAGCAGAGCATTCCGGCTTCTAGTTTAGAGTCAGGCCAAGGAAATGCACAGGTTACCATGGGATCCATGCAACAAAATATTTCTCAACAAGTGAATAACAGTTCTGCCTCTGCTCAAAGTGGGTTAAGTACACTGCAGTCTAATTTTAATCAAGCCCAGCTAAGTTCCGGTTTGCTTCAGCAACAGCACCTGAAGCAACATCAAGACCAACAAATGACGCAGCAGTTGAAACAGCAATTTCAGCAGCGCCAAATGCTGCAGCTACTACAGAAGCAGCAGTTGagtcagcagcagcagcaacagttGCAAGCAAGACAGCAAGGGGCACAGTTCCAGCAACATTCTCTGCAGGGTCAGCGTGCTACTTATCCCCTTCAGCAGTTAAAACCAGGATCTCAGCTTCCTGCTACGTCGCCTCAACTTCTCCCAGGTGCATCTCCTCAGATGACACAACAACATTCGTCTCCTCAGGTCGACCAGAAAATTCTGATGTCATCTGTCAACAAGATGGGAACTCCATTGCAACCTGCACACTCCCCTTTTGTTGTCCCATCTCCTTCAACCTCCCTGGCACCTTCCCCTATGCAAGTTGACTCTGAGAAAGCAATGGGAAACACTGCTCGCCAACAACAAAGTGTAGTTCAATCCATTGCAATTGGCACTCCAGGGATCTCTGCATCTCCTCTCCTTCAGGAGCTTACTAGTCCTGATggaaataatttaaatcaaagcGCGGCTGAGCTGCCTATTGAACGCCTTATTAGAGTC GTGAAGTCCATCTCGCCACAATCACTTTCTTCTGGAGTAAGTGACATCAGATCTGTTGTAAGCATGGTTGATAGGATAGCTGGTTCAGCCCCAGGAAACGGTTCAAGAACTTCAGTTGGTGAGGATTTGGTTGCAATGACAAAGTGTCGTCTCCAAGCAAGAAACTTAATGACGCAAGAGGGAATGCCGGCGAATAAGAAAATGAAACGTCACACAACTGCAATGCCATTAAGCGTTGGTGATAACTACAATCAGTTCGCATGTTCAGAAACATCAGATCTGGAATCTACAGCGACTTCTGTTGGAAAGAAGGCAAGAACTGAG ACGGAGCATGCCCTTTTGGAGGAAATCAAGGAGATAAACCAGCGGCTGATAGATACAGTTGTTGAGATAAGTAATGATGAAGATGCTGCTGATGCTAGTGAGGGAGCAACAGCAAGCAAAGGGTGTGAAGGAACGACAGTAAGATTCTCGTTTAAAGCGGTTTCTCTCAGCCCAGCCTTGAAGGCTCATCTCTCATCAACCCAAATG TCTCCTATTCAACCATTGCGCTTGCTGGTACCTTGTAGCTACCCCAGAGGCTCTCCATCTCTCCTGGATAATCTCCCGGTCGAAACCAG CAAAGAGAAGGAGGACCTGTCGTCCAAGGCTATGGCAAGGTTCAACATATTACTAAGAAGTTTGTCACAGCCGATGTCGCTCAAAGACATAGCCAAGACATGGGAGGCATGCGCTCGGACTGTGATATGTGAGTACGCACAGCAATTTGGAGGTGGAACTTTCAGTTCAAAATACGGTACTTGGGAGAAATTTGTAGCCGCTTCCTGA
- the LOC106415476 gene encoding mediator of RNA polymerase II transcription subunit 15a isoform X3 — MDNNSWRPDLPNGDPSVDTGDWRSQLPPDSRQKIVNKIMETLKKHLPLSATEGVNELRRIAARFEEKIFSGAVNQSDYLRKISMKMLTMDSKSQNATGSSSSIPAANNVSSLDIKPNIQGHLLPGALPNNQSQAPPQPSLSQPMQSNTASGMTGSTALTNNTNVTSVVNQNPSMQNVAGMLQDSSGQHGLSSNMFSGSSQRQMLGRPNAMSSQQQQQPQSAQFLYQQQLQQQLLKQNFQSGNVQHNQQQQQPNLLQPNQMQQSGISTSTSAVSSSPLQGLHTNQQSSPHQSMLRQHQSSLLRQHPQSQQSSGIHQQQTSLPQQQPISPLQQQQAQMMRQQAASGSGIQQKQMMGQNLVGDMQQQHQQRLLNQQNNILNMQQKQQVPAQQQLMSQQNSLQTTHQQPLGTNHSNVAGLQQPQQQLLSNSSMQTNQQSVQHMLSQPTVGLQRAHQAGHGVFSSQGQQSQNQQMIPLQSHHQQLGLQQQQQPNLLQQDVQQRLQSSGQVTGSLLPPQSVVDQQRQQQLYQSQRTLPEMPSSSLDSTAQTESANGVDWQEEVYQKIQTMKEAYLPDLSEINQRVGAKLQQDASLPQQQRSEQFEKLKQFKNMLDRMIQFLSVPKINIMPALKDKVANYEKQIINFLNNHRPRRPIQQGQMQQQSAQNGQDQSHDSQANTQMQSMSMAGSVPRAQQSSLANMQNNVLSSRPGVSAPQQSIPASSLESGQGNAQVTMGSMQQNISQQVNNSSASAQSGLSTLQSNFNQAQLSSGLLQQQHLKQHQDQQMTQQLKQQFQQRQMLQLLQKQQLSQQQQQQLQARQQGAQFQQHSLQGQRATYPLQQLKPGSQLPATSPQLLPGASPQMTQQHSSPQVDQKILMSSVNKMGTPLQPAHSPFVVPSPSTSLAPSPMQVDSEKAMGNTARQQQSVVQSIAIGTPGISASPLLQELTSPDGNNLNQSAAELPIERLIRVVKSISPQSLSSGVSDIRSVVSMVDRIAGSAPGNGSRTSVGEDLVAMTKCRLQARNLMTQEGMPANKKMKRHTTAMPLSVGDNYNQFACSETSDLESTATSVGKKARTETEHALLEEIKEINQRLIDTVVEISNDEDAADASEGATASKGCEGTTVRFSFKAVSLSPALKAHLSSTQMSPIQPLRLLVPCSYPRGSPSLLDNLPVETSLVS, encoded by the exons ATGGATAATAACAGTTGGAGGCCTGATCTTCCAAATGGAGATCCTTCCGTGGACACTGGTGACTGGAGAAGTCAATTGCCACCTGATTCACGCCAGAAGATTGTCAACAAGAT AATGGAGACACTAAAGAAGCATCTTCCGCTTTCTGCAACAGAGGGAGTTAACGAGCTCAGGAGAATTGCTGCTAGATTCGAGGAGAAAATTTTCAGTGGTGCTGTTAACCAG AGTGATTACCTTCGGAAAATATCCATGAAGATGCTAACTATGGACTCTAAATCTCAAAATGCAACTGGCTCTTCCTCATCTATCCCTGCCGCCAATAATGTCTCATCCCTGGATATAA AACCCAACATTCAAGGGCACCTTCTTCCGGGAGCTTTACCAAACAATCAATCTCAAGCACCACCTCAGCCGTCGCTGTCCCAACCCATGCAGAGTAATACTGCCTCTGGAATGACGGGTTCTACTGCTTTAACCAATAATACTAATGTCACAAGCGTTGTAAACCAGAATCCCAGTATGCAAAATGTCGCCGGAATGTTGCAAGATTCATCTGGCCAGCATGGCCTTTCTTCCAACATGTTTTCAGGATCATCCCAAAGGCAGATGCTGGGAAGGCCTAATGCTATGTCTtctcagcagcagcagcagccacAGAGTGCACAGTTTCTTTATCAGCAGCAGCTACAGCAGCAGCTTCTCAAGCAGAATTTTCAGTCAGGGAATGTTCAGCACaatcaacaacaacagcaaccAAATTTGCTGCAGCCCAATCAAATGCAACAGTCTGGCATTTCAACATCTACCTCAGCTGTGAGCTCATCTCCTCTCCAGGGTCTCCACACAAATCAGCAATCAAGTCCTCATCAGTCTATGCTTCGTCAGCATCAATCTTCGCTGCTAAGGCAACATCCTCAATCACAACAATCCTCTGGCATCCATCAGCAGCAAACTTCATTGCCGCAACAACAGCCTATTTCTCCTCTACAACAGCAGCAAGCACAGATGATGCGACAACAAGCTGCAAGTGGGTCAGGCATCCAACAGAAGCAGATGATGGGGCAGAATCTTGTCGGGGATATGCAGCAGCAACACCAGCAAAGGTTACTGAaccaacaaaataatattttgaatatgcAACAAAAGCAACAAGTACCGGCACAGCAGCAACTGATGTCTCAACAAAACAGCCTTCAGACAACGCATCAGCAACCACTGGGCACTAATCATAGCAATGTTGCTGGACTGCAGCAACCACAACAACAGTTGCTCAGTAATTCGAGCATGCAGACTAACCAGCAGTCGGTGCAGCACATGTTATCACAGCCAACGGTTGGGCTACAACGAGCTCATCAGGCTGGCCATGGCGTGTTTTCTTCTCAGGGCCAACAGTCACAAAATCAGCAGATGATACCCCTTCAGTCGCATCATCAGCAGCTAGGtttgcaacaacaacaacaacctaaTCTGCTACAACAGGATGTGCAACAAAGACTACAATCTTCTGGCCAAGTCACTGGTTCCCTGCTTCCACCTCAAAGTGTAGTGGACCAACAGAGACAACAACAACTATATCAATCCCAAAGAACTCTTCCGGAGATGCCATCAT CTTCGCTAGACTCGACGGCACAGACGGAAAGTGCAAATGGAGTCGATTGGCAAGAAGAGGTTTACCAAAag ATCCAAACCATGAAAGAGGCGTACTTACCAGATCTTAGTGAAATCAATCAGAGAGTTGGAGCCAAGTTACAGCAA GACGCTTCTCTTCCGCAGCAACAAAGATCAGAGCAGTTTGAGAAAttaaaacaattcaaaaatatgttgGACCGAATGATACAATTCCTATCGGTTCCAAAGATCAACATCATGCCTGCATTAAAGGATAAGGTGGCTAATTATGAGAAGCAGATTataaatttcttaaataatCACAGGCCGAGGAGGCCAATACAGCAAGGGCAGATGCAGCAACAATCAGCTCAGAACGGTCAGGATCAATCTCATGATAGTCAAGCAAATACGCAGATGCAGTCAATGAGCATGGCAGGTTCTGTGCCAAGGGCACAGCAGAGTAGTCTGGCAAATATGCAGAACAATGTTCTATCATCTCGTCCTGGAGTTTCAGCCCCACAGCAGAGCATTCCGGCTTCTAGTTTAGAGTCAGGCCAAGGAAATGCACAGGTTACCATGGGATCCATGCAACAAAATATTTCTCAACAAGTGAATAACAGTTCTGCCTCTGCTCAAAGTGGGTTAAGTACACTGCAGTCTAATTTTAATCAAGCCCAGCTAAGTTCCGGTTTGCTTCAGCAACAGCACCTGAAGCAACATCAAGACCAACAAATGACGCAGCAGTTGAAACAGCAATTTCAGCAGCGCCAAATGCTGCAGCTACTACAGAAGCAGCAGTTGagtcagcagcagcagcaacagttGCAAGCAAGACAGCAAGGGGCACAGTTCCAGCAACATTCTCTGCAGGGTCAGCGTGCTACTTATCCCCTTCAGCAGTTAAAACCAGGATCTCAGCTTCCTGCTACGTCGCCTCAACTTCTCCCAGGTGCATCTCCTCAGATGACACAACAACATTCGTCTCCTCAGGTCGACCAGAAAATTCTGATGTCATCTGTCAACAAGATGGGAACTCCATTGCAACCTGCACACTCCCCTTTTGTTGTCCCATCTCCTTCAACCTCCCTGGCACCTTCCCCTATGCAAGTTGACTCTGAGAAAGCAATGGGAAACACTGCTCGCCAACAACAAAGTGTAGTTCAATCCATTGCAATTGGCACTCCAGGGATCTCTGCATCTCCTCTCCTTCAGGAGCTTACTAGTCCTGATggaaataatttaaatcaaagcGCGGCTGAGCTGCCTATTGAACGCCTTATTAGAGTC GTGAAGTCCATCTCGCCACAATCACTTTCTTCTGGAGTAAGTGACATCAGATCTGTTGTAAGCATGGTTGATAGGATAGCTGGTTCAGCCCCAGGAAACGGTTCAAGAACTTCAGTTGGTGAGGATTTGGTTGCAATGACAAAGTGTCGTCTCCAAGCAAGAAACTTAATGACGCAAGAGGGAATGCCGGCGAATAAGAAAATGAAACGTCACACAACTGCAATGCCATTAAGCGTTGGTGATAACTACAATCAGTTCGCATGTTCAGAAACATCAGATCTGGAATCTACAGCGACTTCTGTTGGAAAGAAGGCAAGAACTGAG ACGGAGCATGCCCTTTTGGAGGAAATCAAGGAGATAAACCAGCGGCTGATAGATACAGTTGTTGAGATAAGTAATGATGAAGATGCTGCTGATGCTAGTGAGGGAGCAACAGCAAGCAAAGGGTGTGAAGGAACGACAGTAAGATTCTCGTTTAAAGCGGTTTCTCTCAGCCCAGCCTTGAAGGCTCATCTCTCATCAACCCAAATG TCTCCTATTCAACCATTGCGCTTGCTGGTACCTTGTAGCTACCCCAGAGGCTCTCCATCTCTCCTGGATAATCTCCCGGTCGAAACCAG TCTGGTTTCTTGA